In Calliopsis andreniformis isolate RMS-2024a chromosome 8, iyCalAndr_principal, whole genome shotgun sequence, one DNA window encodes the following:
- the Prp18 gene encoding pre-mRNA processing factor 18 codes for MDILRAEIMKKRKQLEESNVLQNNKKYFKRGELMSKDTAVKEIQESSDEDVKIKKTQQQEESITEGSSEHLTLPRHEVIRRLRERGEPILLFGESEIEAFKRLRKCEILEPEVNKGFRNDFQEAMEQVDQAYLNEILASSKPQDRDGKGDVNVPDEGVTYEDLQKMSVKLNKGDRDFDLNVITQFIQFLVQMWGNQLNSRSTAEKMSTRGKMASATYAQTREYLKPLLRKLKNKSLPEDITDSLTDIVKHLLERNYILASDAYLQMAIGNSPWPIGVTMVGIHARTGREKIFSKNVAHVMNDETQRKYIQALKRLMTKCQEYYPTDPSRCVEYSKTE; via the exons ATGGATATTTTGCGAGCAGAGATAATGAAGAAGCGCAAACAATTAGAAGAAAGCAATGTTCTG CAAAATAACAAGAAATACTTTAAAAGGGGCGAGCTAATGTCAAAAGATACAGCAGTAAAAGAAATACAAGAAAGTAGTGACGAAGatgttaaaataaaaaagaCTCAACAGCAAGAAGAATCTATAACAGAAGGTAGTTCTGAACATTTAACATTACCTAGACACGAAGTGATAAGAAGATTACGTGAAAGAGGTGAACCAATATTATTGTTTGGAGAATCAGAAATAGAAGCATTTAAACGACTTAGAAAATGTGAAATTCTTGAGCCAGAAGTAAACAAG ggtttCAGAAATGATTTTCAAGAAGCTATGGAACAAGTAGATCAAGCATATTTGAATGAAATATTAGCTTCTTCAAAGCCACAAGATCGTGATGGAAAGGGAGATGTAAATGTTCCTGATGAAGGAGTTACTTATGAAGATTTACAGAAAATGTCCGTCAAATTGAATAAAGGGGATAGGGATTTTGATTTGAATGTTATCACACAATTCATACAATTCTTAGTGCAAATGTGGGGCAACCAACTGAACAGTAGAAGTACTGCCGAAAAAATGAGTACAAGAGGAAAAATGGCAAGTGCTACATATGCTCAAACAAGAGAATATCTGAAGCCCCTACTtaggaaattaaaaaataaatctctACCAGAAGATATCACTGATAGTTTAACCGATATTGTTAAACATTTACTCGAACGAAATTACATATTG GCAAGTGATGCATACTTACAAATGGCTATAGGAAATTCTCCATGGCCTATTGGAGTAACTATGGTCGGAATTCATGCACGTACTGGTAGAGAAAAGATCTTCTCCAAAAATGTGGCACATGTAATGAACGATGAAACTCAAAGAAAATACATTCAAGCACTAAAAAGGTTGATGACCAAATGTCAGGAATACTATCCCACGGATCCTTCACGCTGTGTAGAATATTCAAAAACAGAATAG
- the LOC143182492 gene encoding mitochondrial transcription rescue factor 1: MYRQIYCIAQRTICENKRIFHTLGIISKFNSEPYNSCINSSYFQPNLNLTINKRFKSKNRSIKHNTESDSDSEDESEGEIDNYLLGKNSKVIYATVPSLRVDAIAKAGFGISRNKIDKEFYNSNIRVNGKKCLKKSATVEVEDEIDLITGRSPVNAKLLIVHRCILLSAKSNTDSISVKLVRNKSLLIEDYDDPWNGVN; this comes from the exons ATGTACAGACAGATTTATTGTATCGCGCAAAGAACAATATGCGAAAATAAACGAATATTTCATACGCTTGGGATCATATCAAAATTTAATTCTGAACCATATAATTCATGTATAAACAGTTCTTATTTTCAACCAAACCTTAACCTTACAATAAACAAGAGATTTAAGAGTAAAAATCGAAGTATTAAGCAT AACACTGAAAGTGACAGTGATAGTGAAGATGAAAGTGAAGGCGAAATCGACAATTATTTGCTAGGTAAAAATTCAAAGGTAATTTATGCTACAGTACCTTCCCTTCGCGTAGATGCTATTGCTAAAGCAGGATTTGGAATATCACGCAA TAAGATAGATAAAGAATTCTACAACAGCAATATTCGTGTCAATGGGAAAAAGTGTCTCAAGAAAAGCGCTACG GTTGAAGTTGAAGATGAAATTGATTTAATTACTGGCCGAAGTCCTGTTAATGCAAAACTTTTAATAGTACATCGTTGTATATTACTGTCGGCTAAAAGTAATACAGACTCTATTTCTGTGAAATTGGTTAGAAATAAGTCCTTATTAATTGAGGACTATGATGATCCATGGAATGGCGTAAATTGA
- the Rod gene encoding kinetochore component rough deal — protein MALWNKVSSGFDKEEETVNFGIRTVAENNGSLYETSTIATIQSDGKVVKDPYVSASVQYTRFCVAIDKSVTIFENETCENIILNASFGLPITCYCISNDGVFLFVVLTNGVLYCLHLLNKGQVIFTKNITKNSDPVLKIFLQNQCNDYINMYLIVKSGAIYRISKINTKLIEAATLNETDTTLKELIEQIQSVQLFKGFSNNEVNYITVGLIGEEISIAMLCSNMLFMWPSEQYSNFNGLCYNYTKIEFFRKYITMLCLCKNGILHMVCPQTLLGLKVYQEPVSDFTIMENSDTNLCQILVLTRNDNCNINSLRVLSFPEFEQKFQINVPAITYLVEIMDPCNELVLFLEGLNDNENQVQCIDTIRIKTISESLPEYQLQRLLRKGQFDAAEAFAKKFNLSMEPIYCKKASLFLSKLDPWAKKDSDPVEVDTLLSIFDKIKNVQYVVECCSKALIPEYKQMRKIHLYAHARIIECDKVKNNNQLNLLFLINDTLHKLETFHMIWGYQENCEYYNDDIMKKWIRFSRASFIEEYKTHLSLGEMEAATLIWTRHLPDIIKHMSVETVKDIFATLPDDISPSCLWPWLSHFIPTLLSFIPDAMCEIILWGCKKIKSFEQLYRTSWLQIGIDFANKFIKLLRFEENSQSLYFCQEYLNKDSNLKQLVAMIQAMSDIQKLKANYRLTISLDLYIGDPIEVSFMLLDKIHVDLLPEFVNTFLQQYMLNNSLQHDYVCSSYIQKTINNSKSWWSGEEAPWEKRVVAIINLIQNIETKLQKTLEVLKKASVPWSSTMITLAETNSNLDHVLASQIRTEHNCVPIKLILKKYGYERIGINDKLICRIIRQNHHEMISHIQQITKNDPLLKKKAFSSCTNYYLSKGNYEKVMEILNSLETDILLYCCVQIINYVTASLTLKTIPKALEHYIEMFGWIKIQLKEISIKCKTQSHYCNDVIKNMDEEKSRYLLRKEFNINITLVEYYNKKEEILRKYIEQLYNVDMEEHNLSVTYKNVIKVADLLKLQRLNAVSLLLGWTKDEDIFKYFARSHKRPIYLMQDECKYIQKMCSLMLQYAKTDTNIASTVHSLISSALCVCSDEELQPMLILYIWANLYQECFNESTTYDPSTLNLNQEEMQRTNWKLYTIYKELAIAADEFLLPLFRTMISMQKFDIANSEVEHIKVEESIQNCNQLQTKESLKKLLDEMKKLNVEHNNYYLLQLIKTLYMNLCIMANVNSTLIMETRSVYTHYVIVMLKKLISTRTFDLQFGLSCLFMLSESEACKWISATCKLFQSDCFRHLRISIFGHEYFRLIKNQTFMQIYKDNKILHHWAQILSKYSISYKEVLTSDTTTKREILQRLMNWKGDNMISLFEKFCSDFGFDIQDCLLLYLQTIIKIWNPKLNITNLNGRKELNIHEDEINELRAKCNAVAAKIVDKAALKNCITSVYSQVNFYHYEIFIILMDLINDKNIEHRNYFCFLQNYTRTSQPTKVERDEWMHLNPEYTSLPPVAEWRLPFLPKIELWTLITPELNLKTYDKWLDIAPILKLQPHIICTLAIKGEVMNIWGNKHKVDKWDLYPKNTRLLNDIKNCIERMTGPNALYYGTAALYYVVNHAPPGANQVAAVEECYKYAQLSVQEGTTFETEILEKIKFKYLRFTSEHILHTHGLANKTYLSLIGNPHKLVRELYTDESIPKRYRCVTDHRPDINSAVNSISQLFSINTVKLQMELLQEWLQPEVKYVKLNQSITDTFSVTTNSEPSSNSDDNLLRARYILEHGDLELSANFLINIGFSDSKEDYNSEMCYKALQVLQALFDIPKLEDLTKRDYQTIRNYMKSLKYIGRLESLGINYSMSTFETCSKQELVQILWKTQSYSSQALVIIVQLCIDFEIYEYSIWDKTLTQLAKLLMTNELKKILLQVRNISSIVNSNGYLSGWQVVISEPFRKMYIHPTSEQIDDCIEILQLLYSCPVIHMLHFNDVIQYSFQCQQPHLAAALLPFLNDDDRKYVLDKIKDSFNVMKVLEDLNILSSNGILCIHYCNQIIQNTVLKAKV, from the exons ATGGCGCTGTGGAATAAAGTGTCGTCTGGATTTGATAAAGAAGAAGAAACAGTGAATTTCGGAATAAGAACGGTTGCAGAAAATAATGGATCGTTGTACGAAACGTCTACAATTGCCACGATACAATCTGACGGAAAG GTGGTTAAAGATCCATATGTATCAGCATCTGTGCAATATACAAGGTTTTGCGTAGCAATTGATAAATCAGTTACCATATTTGAAAATGAAACATGTGAGAATATAATTTTAAATGCTAGTTTTGGTTTGCCAATAACATGTTATTGCATTTCCAATGATGGCGTATTTTTATTTGTTGTATTGACAAATGGGGTTTTATATTGCCTTCATTTGTTAAATAAAGGACAAGTTATATTCACAAA aAATATTACAAAGAATAGTGATCccgtattaaaaatatttttacaaaatcAGTGTAATGATTATATTAATATGTATCTTATTGTAAAAAGCGGAGCTATTTACAG AATATCAAAAATTAATACTAAATTAATTGAAGCTGCTACTTTAAATGAAACTGATACCACACTAAAAGAACTTATAGAACAAATTCAATCTGTACAGTTATTTAAGGGATTTTCTAATAACGAG gtAAACTATATCACTGTAGGTTTGATAGGTGAAGAAATATCAATAGCTATGTTGTGTTCAAATATGTTATTTATGTGGCCCAGTGAACAATATAGTAATTTCAATGGACTCTGCTATAATTATACCAAAATAGAATTCTTTAGGAAATACAT TACAATGTTATGTTTATGTAAAAATGGTATTTTACACATGGTGTGTCCTCAAACTCTTCTTGGTTTAAAAGTGTATCAAGAACCTGTATCAGACTTTACAATAATGGAAAATAGTGATACCAATTTATGTCAAATTCTTGTTTTAACAAGAAATGATAATTGCAATATAAACAGTCTACGTGTTCTTTCTTTTCCAG AATTTGAGCAGAAGTTTCAAATAAATGTTCCTGCTATAACATATCTTGTTGAAATTATGGATCCTTGCAATGAGTTAGTTCTATTTTTGGAGGGTCTTAATGATAATGAGAATCAGGTGCAATGTATTGACACAATTAGAATAAAAACTATATCAGAAAGTCTCCCAGAGTATCAATTACAACGTCTTTTGAGAAAGGGACAGTTTGATGCAGCTGAGGCATTTGCAAAAAAGTTTAATTTATCTATGGAACCTATTTATTGCAAAAAAGCATCATTGTTCTTATCAAAACTTGATCCTTGGGCAAAGAAAGATTCTGATCCTGTTGAAGTAGATACCCTTCTTAGTATAtttgataaaataaaaaatgtgcaATATGTTGTAGAATGTTGTAGCAAGGCTCTTATACCTGAATATAAACAAAtgagaaaaattcatttatatgCACATGCAAGAATAATAGAATGTGATAAg gtgaaaaataataatcagtTAAATCTTCTGTTTTTAATTAATGATACATTGCACAAGTTAGAAACATTTCACATGATTTGGGGGTATCAAGAAAATTGTGAATATTATAATGATGACATTATGAAAAAATGGATAAGGTTTTCACGCGCTAGCTTCATAGAAGAATACAAAACACATTTAAGTTTG GGTGAAATGGAAGCAGCTACTTTAATTTGGACTAGACATCTTCCAGACATAATAAAACATATGTCTGTAGAAACTGTAAAAGACATATTTGCAACTCTTCCTGATGATATATCCCCATCTTGTCTTTGGCCATGGTTATCACATTTTATACCTACTTTGTTGTCTTTTATTCCTGATGCAATGTGTGAAATTATCCTCTGGGgatgtaaaaaaattaaatcaTTTGAACAATTGTATCGCACTTCTTGGCTTCAAATTGGCATTGATTTTGctaataaatttataaaattattgagatttgaggaaaatAGTCAATCCTTATATTTTTGtcaagaatatttaaataaagattCAAATCTAAAAcaacttgttgctatgatacaagctatgtctgatattcaaaaattgaaaGCTAACTACAG ATTAACTATATCTCTTGATTTATATATTGGAGATCCTATTGAAGTGTCATTCATGTTACTAGATAAAATACATGTGGATCTACTTCCAGAATTCGTAAATACCTTTTTACAGCAGTATATGCTAAATAATTCTTTACAGCACGATTATGTTTGTTCTTCATACATACAG AAAACTATAAACAACTCTAAAAGTTGGTGGTCTGGTGAAGAAGCTCCATGGGAGAAAAGGGTTGTTGCCataattaatttaattcaaAATATAGAG ACTAAATTACAAAAAACATTAGAAGTCTTAAAGAAAGCTTCTGTTCCATGGAGCTCAACTATGATAACTTTAGCAGAAACAAATAGTAATTTGGATCACGTTTTAGCATCTCAAATTAGAACAGAACATAATTGTGTCCCAATAAAACTTATACTAAAAAAGTATGGATATGAACGAATAGGTATAAATGAT AAATTAATATGTCGCATAATAAGACAAAATCATCATGAAATGATTTCACACATTCAACAAATAACCAAGAATGATCCTTTATTAAAGAAAAAAGCATTTTCGTCTTGCACAAACTACTACTTGTCAAAAGG GAATTACGAGAAAGTAATGGAAATATTGAATTCTTTAGAAActgatattttattatactgTTGTGTACAAATAATTAACTATGTGACAGCCAGTTTAACTCTAAag acTATACCTAAAGCGCTTGAACATTACATTGAAATGTTCGGTTGGATAAAAATACAGTTGAAagaaatttcaataaaatgTAAAACTCAGTCACATTATTGTAACGATGTTATTAAAAATATGGATGAAGAAAAATCAAGATATCTTTTAAGAAAAGAGTTCAATATTAATATTACACTGGTAgagtattataataaaaaagaagaaatattacGAAAATATATCGAAcaattatacaatg TGGATATGGAAGAACATAATTTATCTGTTACGTATAAAAACGTTATTAAAGTTGCGGATTTACTTAAATTACAAAGATTAAATGCAGTATCTTTATTATTAGGATGGACAAAAGATGAagacatatttaaatattttgcaaG ATCTCATAAAAGACCAATATATTTAATGCAAGATGAGTGCAAATATATACAGAAAATGTGTTCATTGATGTTACAATATGCAAAAACGGATACAAATATTGCATCTACTGTTCACAGTTTAATTTCTTCTGCATTATGTGTTTGTTCAGATG aggAATTACAACCTATGTTAATACTATATATCTGGGCAAATTTGTATCAAGAATGCTTTAATGAAAGTACTACATATGATCCAAGTACATTAAATTTAAATCAAGAAGAAATGCAAAGAACAAACTGGAAGTTATACACTATTTATAAAGAATTAGCTATAGCTGCTGATGAATTTTTGCTACCATTATTTAGAACTATGATTTCTATGCAGAAATTTGATATAGCTAATTCTG AAGTAGAGCATATAAAAGTAGAGGAAAGTATCCAAAATTGCAATCAG TTGCAAACAAAAGAATCATTGAAGAAATTACTTGATGAGATGAAGAAGTTAAATGTGGAACATAACAATTATTATCTATTACAACTCATAAAAACCTTATATATGAACCTCTGTATTATGGCAAATGTAAATTCTACACTTATAATGGAAACTAGATCAGTGTATACTCATtatgtaattgtaatgttaaaaaaGTTAATTAGTACACGAACATTTGATCTTCAATTTGGTTTATCCTGTTTGTTCATGTTATCAGAATCAGAAGCATGCAAATGGATTTCTGCAACTTGCAAATT ATTTCAGTCAGATTGTTTTCGACATTTAAGAATATCAATCTTCGGACACGAATATTTTCGTTTGATAAAAAATCAAACATTTATGCAAATATACAAAGACAACAAAATATTACACCACTGGGCACAGATATTATCGAAATACTCTATTTCTTATAAAG aggTTTTGACAAGTGATACAACAACTAAAAGAGAAATACTACAACGTCTTATGAACTGGAAGGGGGATAATATGATATCtctatttgaaaaattttgctCTGATTTTGGTTTCGATATTCAAGACTGCTTATTGCTTTATTTACAAACCATAATCAAAATTTGGAATCCGAAATTAAATATAACAAATTTAAATGGAAGAAAAG AATTAAATATTCACGAGGATGAAATTAATGAATTAAGAGCAAAATGTAATGCAGTTGCTGCTAAAATTGTAGATAAAGCTGCCTTGAAAAACTGTATCACTTCTGTTTATTCTCAA GtaaatttttatcattatgaaatatttataatcCTTATGGATCTCATAAATGACAAGAATATTGAACacagaaattatttttgttttctgcAAAACTATACTCGTACTAG CCAACCTACAAAAGTAGAACGTGATGAGTGGATGCATCTTAATCCAGAATACACATCTTTACCACCTGTAGCAGAATGGCGATTGCCGTTTCTGCCTAAAATTGAATTGTGGACCCTTATaa CAccagaattaaatttaaaaacctATGATAAATGGTTAGATATTGCTCCTATTCTTAAATTACAACCACATATTATATGTACATTAGCCATTAAAGGGGAAGTAATGAATATTTGGGGAAATAAACATAAAGTAGATAAGTGGGACCTTTATCCAAAAAATACTAGATTGTTAAATGATATAAAAAATTGCATAGAACGAATGACTGGTCCCAATGCATTGTACTATGGTACAGCAGCATTATATTATGTAGTGAATCATGCTCCTCCAG GTGCCAATCAAGTAGCAGCAGTTGAAGAATGTTATAAATATGCTCAACTATCAGTTCAAGAGGGTACTACATTTGAAACAGAAATACTAGAG aaaataaaattcaaatatttacgtTTTACGTCGGAACATATCTTACACACACATGGTTTAGCAAATAAAACTTATTTGTCATTAATTGGGAACCCTCATAAATTAGTTCGTGAATTATACACAGATGAAAGTATACCAAAAAGGTATCGATGTGTTACTGATCACAGACCCGACATAAATTCTGCAGTGAATTCTATCAGCCAGTTGTTCTCTATTAATACAGTGAAACTGCAAATGGAACTTTTACAAGAGTGGCTACAGCCAGAGGTCAAATATGTGAAACTTAATCAAAGTATAACTGACACGTTTTCTGTTACAACAAACTCTGAACCAAGTTCAAATTCAGATGATAATTTATTAAG GGCACGCTATATTCTTGAACATGGAGATTTAGAATTATCTGCTAACTTTCTGATAAACATTGGTTTCAGTGATAGCAAAGAGGATTATAATTCTGAAATGTGTTATAAAGCTCTACAAGTACTACAAGCTTTATTTGATATACCTAAGTTAGAAGATTTGACAAAACGTGATTATCAAACAATCAG AAACTATATGAAATCTCTAAAATATATAGGTAGATTGGAATCGTTAGGAATAAATTACAGTATGAGTACATTTGAAACATGTTCTAAACAAGAGCTTGTACAAATCTTGTGGAAGACGCAGAGTTATTCATCGCAAGCACTTGTCATCATTGTTCAACTTTGTATAGACTTTGAAAtatatgaatactccatctgggATAAAACTTTAACACAGTTAGCCAAATTATTAATG ACTAACGAATTAAAGAAAATTTTGCTACAAGTGCGAAATATAAGTAGTATTGTAAATTCTAATGGATATTTATCTGGATGGCAAGTAGTTATTTCAGAACCTTTTAGAAAAATGTATATACATCCAACATCAGAgcaaattgatgattgtatcgAAATTTTACAACTTTTGTATTCATGTCCTGTCATAcatatgttgcattttaatgaTGTTATACAATACTCTTTTCAATGTCAACAACCACATTTAGCTGCTGCCCTTTTACCTTTTTTGAATGATGATGATAGGAAATATGTTCTTGAT AAAATCAAGGATAGTTTCAATGTTATGAAAGTAttagaagatttgaatattttatcttCAAATGGAATACTTTGTATACATTAT TGTAATCAAATTATTCAAAATACAGTATTGAAAGCaaaagtttaa
- the LOC143182161 gene encoding cytochrome c oxidase assembly protein COX18, mitochondrial, giving the protein MAQMFRKVLLDFKYDNPVFRKFYHSINAEFTHISYRNTNIVLKNGVSLSYFLNERKFSVRQDTPSHQRLHTCFLEGPLCSRSSIRINCVSHYSPIINGIKHNSTSTNAVLNQAIAYNNGIVRSIAESLPVECIMDVFRMMHSTVGLPWWATIVLTTVLLRTFIMLPLTIHQHQVIAKLENLKHEMKDVTKTLKLEMKMALLNTQWDSQYAARMYNDSVRKQWNELVLRENCHPFKITAIAILQMPLWLGCSFAIRNFYLKLPHLDSRADQDFLELTTGGFGWIQDLTDVDHTFVLPVIFCVSNLAIIELQQLLYKKHNSRFRRIFTNFIRVLTILMTGLMAYIPSCLTLFWTTNTVCTLLQNILLMSPQFRRLGRIPKTDSESQQPYTKLWKDLKSKFRLPAKLS; this is encoded by the exons ATGGCACAAATGTTTCGAAAAGTCTTATTAGACTTCAAATATGACAACCCAGTGTTTCGAAAATTCTATCATTCTATTAATGCTGAGTTCACCCATATATCGTATAGAAATACAAATATTGTTCTTAAAAACGGAGTGTCGTTGAGTTACTTTTTAAATGAACGAAAGTTTTCAGTGAGACAAGATACTCCTTCGCATCAAAGACTTCATACATGCTTTCTTGAAGGTCCACTATGTTCTCGAAGCAGTATTAGAATTAACTGTGTTAGTCATTATAGCCCTATAATTAATGGTATTAAACATAACTCAACTTCAACAAATGCTGTACTAAATCAAGCCATTGCGTACAATAATGGTATAGTCAGAAGTATTGCTGAAAGCTTACCAGTCGAATGCATCATGGATGTCTTCAGGATGATGCATTCTACTGTAGGTTTACCATGGTGGGCAACCATAGTTCTTACAACTGTTCTTCTAAGGACATTCATAATGTTACCATTAACCATACATCAA CATCAAGTTATAGCCAAGCTGGAAAATCTGAAGCACGAAATGAAAGATGTAACGAAGACACTAAAACTTGAGATGAAAATGGCATTGCTTAATACACAGTGGGATTCACAATATGCAGCACGCATGTATAATGATTCT GTAAGAAAACAATGGAATGAATTAGTTCTCAGAGAAAACTGTCATCCATTTAAAATTACCGCAATAGCAATATTACAAATGCCATTATGGTTGGGTTGCTCATTTGCCATAAGAAACTTCTATTTAAAGTTACCACATTTGGATAGTC GTGCTGATCAAGATTTTCTTGAACTCACAACAGGTGGTTTTGGGTGGATACAGGATCTCACAGACGTGGATCATACATTCGTATTGCCTGTAATTTTTTGTGTCTCTAATTTGGCTATAATAGAA CTACAGCAGCTGTTATATAAAAAACATAACTCAAGATTCAGAAGAATATTTACGAATTTTATTCGAGTACTAACCATTTTAATGACGGGACTAATGGCGTACATACCATCG tgCTTGACCTTATTCTGGACCACTAATACAGTTTGTACGCTACTCCAAAATATTCTACTAATGTCCCCGCAGTTTCGTCGACTCGGACGAATACCTAAAACCGATTCTGAATCGCAACAACCATATACAAAATTGTGGAAAGATTTAAAAAGCAAATTTCGATTACCAGCGAAATTGTCATAA